One Vitis riparia cultivar Riparia Gloire de Montpellier isolate 1030 chromosome 4, EGFV_Vit.rip_1.0, whole genome shotgun sequence genomic window carries:
- the LOC117913387 gene encoding uncharacterized protein LOC117913387, which translates to MNMMSIIMMRTPLLMSFFVFLQLLAILAHARTLSENSWNMFTQSTNLKMPTSLQPPSPVEKKKTGASTCAPESSSCSKFMRITQYQRPSTSPPPPPKSPFGPVPSSRPSPAECLRSSSTPLPRNTSPCLAERLCIRFKTNYCGKRSSSSTPTSPASSSLVRHVKRIDSYPCSAKSL; encoded by the exons ATGAATATGATGAGTATTATCATGATGAGAACTCCACTTCTCATgtctttctttgtctttcttCAGCTTCTTGCTATTCTTGCTCATGCAAGAACTTTATCAG AGAATTCGTGGAATATGTTCACACAAAGTACTAATTTGAAGATGCCCACAAGTCTTCAACCTCCATCTCCAgtagaaaagaagaaaacaggcGCCTCTACTTGTGCTCCAGAGAGTTCTTCATGCAGCAAATTCATGAGAATCACCCAATATCAAAGGCCCTCAACATCTCCCCCTCCACCCCCAAAATCACCATTTGGGCCCGTTCCAAGCTCAAGACCTTCTCCTGCAGAGTGTCTCCGCAGTTCGTCGACGCCCCTACCAAGAAATACTTCTCCTTGTTTAGCAGAGAGACTATGCATTAGATTCAAGACAAACTATTGTGGAAAGAGGTCGTCATCAAGCACTCCCACATCTCCTGCATCCTCATCGCTAGTGCGCCATGTAAAGAGAATAGATTCTTATCCTTGTTCAGCAAAAAGTCTGTAA